In the Harmonia axyridis chromosome 3, icHarAxyr1.1, whole genome shotgun sequence genome, one interval contains:
- the LOC123676516 gene encoding uncharacterized protein LOC123676516 isoform X1 produces the protein MGSKISPILANIVMSVLLKYCIPLLPFQVPITYQYVDDLLLAIPEDRTATTLAVFNNYDPHIKFTAEEETENGVPFLDTKAIRCAGNIVKLDWYQKPTSSGRYIHYSSNHSWAMKTNLIKGMFRRIKKICHPDFLHNSEEKLLKIFENNGYPRMFLNRCLHSLTSDQVDEVPQIRTSTLVEPATHDKYVSLPLIPPLTGVLFSQTKDRIHTMSRSDVVYRIPCENCESVYVGQTSQCLKRRISIHKSDARLRPDRCALASHSSSLDHHFKFDEVEILCTNSNYNKRSFLEMCFINENENNINKKTDLKNLSVVYSYLLSLDRRPSRQT, from the exons ATGGGGAGTAAAATCAGTCCCATTTTGGCTAATATAGTCATGTCAGTGCTTTTGAAATATTGCATTCCTCTACTGCCCTTCCAGGTGCCGATTACCTATCAATATGTTGATGACCTTCTCCTTGCTATTCCCGAAGACAGGACTGCTACGACTTTGGCAGTTTTCAATAACTACGACCCACACATTAAGTTTACTGCAGAAGAAGAAACTGAaaatggtgtcccattccttGACACCAAAGCTATCAGGTGTGCAGGTAACATTGTAAAATTGGATTGGTACCAAAAACCGACCTCTTCAGGTCGCTATATACATTATAGTTCCAACCATTCTTGGGCTATGaaaactaacttaattaaaggtATGTTTCGTAGAATTAAGAAAATCTGCCATCCAGACTTTCTTCATAACAGTGAAGAAAAGTTGCTTAAGATCTTTGAGAACAATGGTTACCCTAGGATGTTTTTGAACAGATGTCTGCATTCTCTAACTTCTGACCAAGTCGACGAGGTCCCACAAATAAGAACATCGACATTAGTCGAACCTGCCACACATGACAAATATGTAAGCCTGCCCCTCATTCCACCATTAACAG GCGTTCTTTTCAGCCAAACTAAAGATAGGATCCACACCATGTCTAGATCTGACGTGGTTTATCGCATTCCATGTGAGAACTGTGAGTCTGTGTATGTTGGACAGACATCACAATGTTTGAAAAGACGTATCTCAATACATAAGAGTGACGCCAGATTACGACCTGATAGATGTGCATTAGCTAGCCATTCGTCCTCTCTAGACCACCATTTTAAGTTTgatgaagttgaaatattatgtaccaattctaactataataaaagaagtttccttgaaatgtgttttataaatgaaaatgaaaataatataaataagaagactgacttgaagaatttaagtgttgtatatagttatttgttatccttagatcgtaggccatctagacaaacatga
- the LOC123676516 gene encoding uncharacterized protein LOC123676516 isoform X4: protein MGSKISPILANIVMSVLLKYCIPLLPFQVPITYQYVDDLLLAIPEDRTATTLAVFNNYDPHIKFTAEEETENGVPFLDTKAIRCAGNIVKLDWYQKPTSSGRYIHYSSNHSWAMKTNLIKGMFRRIKKICHPDFLHNSEEKLLKIFENNGYPRMFLNRCLHSLTSDQVDEVPQIRTSTLVEPATHDKYVSLPLIPPLTAKLKIGSTPCLDLTWFIAFHVRTVSLCMLDRHHNV, encoded by the exons ATGGGGAGTAAAATCAGTCCCATTTTGGCTAATATAGTCATGTCAGTGCTTTTGAAATATTGCATTCCTCTACTGCCCTTCCAGGTGCCGATTACCTATCAATATGTTGATGACCTTCTCCTTGCTATTCCCGAAGACAGGACTGCTACGACTTTGGCAGTTTTCAATAACTACGACCCACACATTAAGTTTACTGCAGAAGAAGAAACTGAaaatggtgtcccattccttGACACCAAAGCTATCAGGTGTGCAGGTAACATTGTAAAATTGGATTGGTACCAAAAACCGACCTCTTCAGGTCGCTATATACATTATAGTTCCAACCATTCTTGGGCTATGaaaactaacttaattaaaggtATGTTTCGTAGAATTAAGAAAATCTGCCATCCAGACTTTCTTCATAACAGTGAAGAAAAGTTGCTTAAGATCTTTGAGAACAATGGTTACCCTAGGATGTTTTTGAACAGATGTCTGCATTCTCTAACTTCTGACCAAGTCGACGAGGTCCCACAAATAAGAACATCGACATTAGTCGAACCTGCCACACATGACAAATATGTAAGCCTGCCCCTCATTCCACCATTAACAG CCAAACTAAAGATAGGATCCACACCATGTCTAGATCTGACGTGGTTTATCGCATTCCATGTGAGAACTGTGAGTCTGTGTATGTTGGACAGACATCACAATGTTTGA
- the LOC123676516 gene encoding uncharacterized protein LOC123676516 isoform X2 has translation MGSKISPILANIVMSVLLKYCIPLLPFQVPITYQYVDDLLLAIPEDRTATTLAVFNNYDPHIKFTAEEETENGVPFLDTKAIRIKKICHPDFLHNSEEKLLKIFENNGYPRMFLNRCLHSLTSDQVDEVPQIRTSTLVEPATHDKYVSLPLIPPLTGKLTKILKEIENIKIAKYNPLVVGVLFSQTKDRIHTMSRSDVVYRIPCENCESVYVGQTSQCLKRRISIHKSDARLRPDRCALASHSSSLDHHFKFDEVEILCTNSNYNKRSFLEMCFINENENNINKKTDLKNLSVVYSYLLSLDRRPSRQT, from the exons ATGGGGAGTAAAATCAGTCCCATTTTGGCTAATATAGTCATGTCAGTGCTTTTGAAATATTGCATTCCTCTACTGCCCTTCCAGGTGCCGATTACCTATCAATATGTTGATGACCTTCTCCTTGCTATTCCCGAAGACAGGACTGCTACGACTTTGGCAGTTTTCAATAACTACGACCCACACATTAAGTTTACTGCAGAAGAAGAAACTGAaaatggtgtcccattccttGACACCAAAGCTATCAG AATTAAGAAAATCTGCCATCCAGACTTTCTTCATAACAGTGAAGAAAAGTTGCTTAAGATCTTTGAGAACAATGGTTACCCTAGGATGTTTTTGAACAGATGTCTGCATTCTCTAACTTCTGACCAAGTCGACGAGGTCCCACAAATAAGAACATCGACATTAGTCGAACCTGCCACACATGACAAATATGTAAGCCTGCCCCTCATTCCACCATTAACAGGTAAATTGACCaaaattctaaaagaaattGAGAACATAAAAATTGCGAAGTACAATCCTTTAGTAGTAGGCGTTCTTTTCAGCCAAACTAAAGATAGGATCCACACCATGTCTAGATCTGACGTGGTTTATCGCATTCCATGTGAGAACTGTGAGTCTGTGTATGTTGGACAGACATCACAATGTTTGAAAAGACGTATCTCAATACATAAGAGTGACGCCAGATTACGACCTGATAGATGTGCATTAGCTAGCCATTCGTCCTCTCTAGACCACCATTTTAAGTTTgatgaagttgaaatattatgtaccaattctaactataataaaagaagtttccttgaaatgtgttttataaatgaaaatgaaaataatataaataagaagactgacttgaagaatttaagtgttgtatatagttatttgttatccttagatcgtaggccatctagacaaacatga
- the LOC123676516 gene encoding uncharacterized protein LOC123676516 isoform X3, translated as MLMTFSLLFPKTGLLRLWQFSITTTHTLSLLQKKKLKMVSHSLTPKLSGMFRRIKKICHPDFLHNSEEKLLKIFENNGYPRMFLNRCLHSLTSDQVDEVPQIRTSTLVEPATHDKYVSLPLIPPLTGKLTKILKEIENIKIAKYNPLVVGVLFSQTKDRIHTMSRSDVVYRIPCENCESVYVGQTSQCLKRRISIHKSDARLRPDRCALASHSSSLDHHFKFDEVEILCTNSNYNKRSFLEMCFINENENNINKKTDLKNLSVVYSYLLSLDRRPSRQT; from the exons ATGTTGATGACCTTCTCCTTGCTATTCCCGAAGACAGGACTGCTACGACTTTGGCAGTTTTCAATAACTACGACCCACACATTAAGTTTACTGCAGAAGAAGAAACTGAaaatggtgtcccattccttGACACCAAAGCTATCAG gtATGTTTCGTAGAATTAAGAAAATCTGCCATCCAGACTTTCTTCATAACAGTGAAGAAAAGTTGCTTAAGATCTTTGAGAACAATGGTTACCCTAGGATGTTTTTGAACAGATGTCTGCATTCTCTAACTTCTGACCAAGTCGACGAGGTCCCACAAATAAGAACATCGACATTAGTCGAACCTGCCACACATGACAAATATGTAAGCCTGCCCCTCATTCCACCATTAACAGGTAAATTGACCaaaattctaaaagaaattGAGAACATAAAAATTGCGAAGTACAATCCTTTAGTAGTAGGCGTTCTTTTCAGCCAAACTAAAGATAGGATCCACACCATGTCTAGATCTGACGTGGTTTATCGCATTCCATGTGAGAACTGTGAGTCTGTGTATGTTGGACAGACATCACAATGTTTGAAAAGACGTATCTCAATACATAAGAGTGACGCCAGATTACGACCTGATAGATGTGCATTAGCTAGCCATTCGTCCTCTCTAGACCACCATTTTAAGTTTgatgaagttgaaatattatgtaccaattctaactataataaaagaagtttccttgaaatgtgttttataaatgaaaatgaaaataatataaataagaagactgacttgaagaatttaagtgttgtatatagttatttgttatccttagatcgtaggccatctagacaaacatga
- the LOC123675350 gene encoding uncharacterized protein LOC123675350 — MGFFDDVGLAYGRTASEQMRLWAHLNTKLARLACRRNFLLHCRTTGILPRHIVQNIKCLTNLLSDDAENNRKNRSYKKVFSNNKKLLEKKFLALKKRKIQSIQIRDEWLCNLTTTQIPTEVKVILSLGPKFGVAPLPVKDIPIKNIVADVENIINLAPITRQNILRAKCTNAITNFVHNSKMTHNFEHYLLTNARRFVKTHDDLVITPADKGNITVILSTEQYEQKMNQLLQDSSVYKQLRRDPTNEFQCKNNKIVKQLKDKGFIDASMARKLTTYKAIPPRIYGLPKVHKADIPLRPIVSTIGSASVELSQFMTQILTEAFSDFHDYTIADSFQFASKINNFILPQGNGPE; from the exons ATGGGTTTCTTTGATGACGTAGGTTTGGCGTATGGTAGAACTGCGTCTGAACAGATGAGACTATGGGCTCATTTGAACACCAAATTGGCGAGGTTGGCTTGTAGAAGGAACTTCTTGCTCCATTGCAGAACGACCGGTATTTTACCCAGACATATCGTCCAGAACATCAAATGTTTGACCAACCTCTTATCAGATGATGCCGAGAACAACAGAAAG AACCGATCATACAAGAAAGTATTTTCCAACAACAAGAAGCTTCTTGAAAAGAAGTTCCTTGCactaaaaaaacgaaaaatccaGTCCATCCAAATCAGAGATGAATGGCTTTGCAATCTCACTACTACACAGATTCCCACAGAAGTTAAGGTTATCTTGAGTCTGGGACCTAAATTTGGTGTGGCTCCCCTTCCTGTTAAAGACATACCTATCAAGAATATTGTGGCAGATGTAGAGAACATAATCAACTTGGCTCCTATCACCAGGCAGAATATCTTGAGAGCTAAATGCACTAATGCTATTACCAACTTCGTGCACAATTCAAAGATGACACATAACTTTGAGCACTACCTTTTGACCAATGCTAGAAGATTTGTCAAGACACACGATGACTTGGTTATCACTCCTGCTGACAAAGGTAACATCACAGTAATACTTTCCACAGAACAGTATGAACAGAAAATGAACCAGCTTCTACAAGACTCGTCAGTTTACAAACAATTAAGGAGAGACCCTACCAATGAATTTCAatgtaaaaacaacaaaattgtcAAACAACTGAAAGACAAAGGTTTTATTGATGCTTCCATGGCCAGAAAATTAACCACCTATAAAGCGATTCCACCAAGAATATATGGACTTCCTAAAGTACACAAAGCAGACATCCCATTGAGGCCCATCGTCTCCACAATTGGCTCAGCGTCAGTTGAACTCAGTCAATTTATGACACAGATTCTCACAGAAGCATTCTCAGATTTCCATGATTATACCATAGCTGACTCTTTCCAATTTGCTTCCAAAATTAATAACTTTATATTACCCCAAGG GAATGGTCCAGAGTAA